A genomic region of Erythrobacter sp. SCSIO 43205 contains the following coding sequences:
- a CDS encoding energy transducer TonB, translated as MSQPHSGSFQKEDGIGLLVAIVLHALLVAALAVQFLFTATQKPIPQRMTVSLATEVSLESTAPDPVAESRAAIAPTLSEEPAPIIEEVPQNTPAEVTPPPTPRPETRSTTRTEPRPATRTPPRAQPSPQPTRTSTPTPPRERPGGSRIGDNFLGGAGNSTTTDDTRIPASQIGRSARASLQQAINRQLRPYWDAPSGLDAEQLVTVLAFRLNEDGSLNGTPRVVSQSGITDSNRPQAPLHAERAIRAVQRAAPFDLPDEYYNAWKNISEWRFDRRL; from the coding sequence ATGAGCCAGCCTCACAGCGGGAGTTTTCAAAAGGAAGACGGCATCGGCCTTTTGGTCGCTATCGTGCTTCACGCTTTGCTTGTGGCAGCGCTTGCCGTGCAATTCCTTTTTACCGCGACGCAAAAGCCAATTCCTCAGCGCATGACAGTGAGCTTGGCTACTGAAGTTAGTCTGGAATCAACCGCACCCGACCCTGTCGCCGAAAGCCGCGCGGCCATCGCTCCGACCTTGTCCGAGGAGCCCGCGCCGATAATCGAAGAGGTGCCGCAGAACACGCCGGCTGAGGTTACACCTCCGCCCACGCCAAGGCCGGAGACGCGTTCCACGACGCGCACTGAGCCTCGCCCCGCAACGCGCACACCGCCGCGCGCTCAGCCCAGTCCTCAGCCCACCCGCACTTCGACGCCTACGCCCCCGCGTGAGCGGCCCGGTGGGAGCCGTATTGGCGATAACTTCCTTGGCGGTGCGGGCAATTCTACGACCACAGATGACACGCGTATCCCCGCAAGCCAGATCGGGCGAAGCGCGCGCGCATCCTTGCAACAGGCGATCAACCGCCAATTGCGCCCCTACTGGGATGCGCCATCGGGACTTGATGCAGAGCAATTGGTGACGGTGCTTGCCTTTCGCCTGAACGAAGACGGATCGTTGAACGGAACCCCGCGCGTGGTGAGCCAATCAGGCATCACCGATAGCAATCGGCCACAGGCCCCGTTGCACGCTGAACGGGCTATACGCGCGGTTCAACGCGCTGCCCCTTTCGATTTGCCCGATGAATATTACAACGCTTGGAAAAATATCTCCGAGTGGAGGTTTGATAGAAGGCTGTGA
- a CDS encoding biopolymer transporter ExbD, whose translation MGMGTASSGSRRGKRTRRAAMAEINVTPLVDVMLVLLIIFMVTVTLPAVGVPIELPESRANPVEETPTQVTISINSDGVVFIEDNAVPVGALPEALAAIDRGGDGELPTIILRGDRGLDYGRVMAVMGELGRAGFTSISLVTDGSSSAP comes from the coding sequence ATGGGGATGGGAACGGCCTCCTCCGGGTCTCGTCGGGGCAAGCGCACCCGCCGCGCAGCAATGGCGGAAATCAACGTCACGCCATTGGTTGACGTGATGCTGGTGCTGCTCATCATCTTTATGGTCACGGTAACGCTACCAGCCGTGGGCGTTCCGATTGAGCTTCCTGAAAGCCGCGCCAATCCGGTTGAAGAAACCCCCACACAGGTCACGATCAGCATCAATTCCGATGGTGTTGTCTTTATCGAAGACAACGCAGTGCCCGTGGGGGCGTTACCAGAGGCTTTGGCCGCGATTGACCGGGGCGGGGATGGGGAGCTTCCCACCATAATCCTGCGCGGTGACCGGGGCCTTGACTATGGCCGGGTAATGGCGGTGATGGGCGAGCTTGGCCGCGCAGGCTTTACCTCGATCTCGCTGGTCACAGACGGTTCATCGAGCGCGCCATAG
- the tolQ gene encoding protein TolQ, with protein sequence MTLTTLAAVSTQAVGPTRLDPLELFLQADIIVQAVMVGLILASIWSWTIIIAFVMRLGKLNSSSREYERDFWSTNDREAMLSKAKRSAIPSARVAGAGLDEWRRSTKNGALDKPAARERIGAAMESQVAEEADDLAGKLTFLATTGSVAPFVGLFGTVWGIMNSFFQIGAQQSASLAVVAPGIAEALFATAIGLFAAIPAVIFYNRFSNSVNQYEAKLGRFADKVHAGLSRELDKV encoded by the coding sequence GTGACTTTGACTACTCTAGCCGCAGTTTCAACGCAGGCGGTGGGCCCCACAAGGCTCGACCCGCTGGAGCTGTTTCTTCAGGCTGACATTATCGTTCAAGCCGTGATGGTTGGCCTGATCCTCGCTAGCATCTGGAGCTGGACCATCATTATCGCCTTTGTGATGCGACTGGGAAAGCTGAACTCTTCGAGCCGCGAATATGAACGCGATTTCTGGAGCACGAATGACCGCGAGGCGATGCTTTCAAAGGCCAAGCGTTCAGCGATCCCCTCAGCGCGGGTCGCAGGGGCCGGGCTTGATGAATGGAGGCGCTCGACCAAGAACGGCGCGCTCGACAAACCCGCTGCGCGCGAGCGTATCGGCGCGGCGATGGAAAGCCAGGTTGCTGAGGAAGCGGATGATCTGGCGGGTAAGCTCACGTTTCTGGCCACCACAGGCTCGGTTGCGCCCTTTGTGGGTCTGTTCGGTACCGTCTGGGGTATCATGAACAGTTTCTTTCAGATCGGCGCACAGCAATCTGCAAGCCTCGCAGTGGTGGCTCCGGGCATTGCAGAGGCCTTGTTTGCGACCGCCATCGGCCTGTTCGCAGCAATCCCGGCGGTGATATTCTACAACCGCTTTTCAAACTCGGTGAACCAGTATGAGGCCAAGCTTGGGCGCTTTGCCGACAAGGTGCACGCAGGGCTGAGCCGCGAGTTGGATAAAGTGTAA
- a CDS encoding YbgC/FadM family acyl-CoA thioesterase: MVKPNPSTLNFQGGVLDGATHFYAVRVYYEDTDLSGITYHANYLRWFERARSDLLRLLDIDQRAAIESGEGAYALSEVNLKYLRPARLDDDVVIETTCTELGAASCRMHQIAKRDNEVLCEASLRVGFISLDGRPKRQPAPWREAFKTLMNT, encoded by the coding sequence ATGGTTAAACCCAATCCGAGCACACTGAATTTTCAGGGCGGCGTCCTTGACGGCGCGACCCATTTTTATGCCGTGCGGGTTTACTATGAGGACACCGATCTTTCAGGAATAACCTATCACGCCAATTACTTGCGTTGGTTTGAACGCGCGCGTTCGGACCTTTTGCGGCTGCTCGATATTGACCAACGCGCCGCGATTGAAAGCGGGGAGGGTGCCTATGCTCTGTCGGAGGTGAACCTTAAGTACCTGCGCCCTGCGCGCCTTGACGATGATGTGGTGATCGAAACAACCTGCACCGAACTTGGCGCGGCATCGTGCCGGATGCATCAGATCGCCAAGCGCGACAATGAAGTATTGTGCGAGGCAAGTTTGCGCGTTGGCTTTATCTCACTGGACGGTCGCCCGAAACGACAGCCTGCGCCGTGGCGCGAAGCATTCAAGACATTGATGAACACGTGA
- a CDS encoding histidine triad nucleotide-binding protein, whose translation MPIDPTLPYDTDNIFAKILRGEIPSNKVYEDEWAYAFEDINPQAEVHTLVIPKGEYVSWDDFSAKASDAEIGGFVRAVGTVARAKGLVEPGYRLMANIGAHGGQEVPHLHVHIFGGQPLGRMIA comes from the coding sequence ATGCCGATCGACCCCACGCTTCCCTACGATACCGACAATATCTTCGCCAAAATTCTGCGCGGAGAAATCCCGTCGAATAAGGTTTACGAAGACGAATGGGCCTACGCCTTTGAGGACATTAATCCTCAGGCCGAGGTGCACACTCTGGTCATTCCCAAGGGCGAATATGTGAGCTGGGACGATTTTAGCGCCAAGGCGTCGGATGCGGAAATCGGCGGATTTGTGCGCGCAGTTGGTACGGTCGCGCGGGCGAAGGGGCTAGTCGAACCGGGTTATCGCCTGATGGCCAATATCGGCGCGCATGGCGGACAGGAAGTGCCGCATTTGCACGTCCATATCTTTGGCGGTCAGCCCCTTGGCCGCATGATCGCATAA
- a CDS encoding phosphoribosyl-ATP diphosphatase: MSDTLTRLEGTIAERMTASPEESYVAKLQGKGTAKIAQKVGEEATEVVIAAMTGVSEELVSESADLIFHLLVLLQAQGVSFDDVLAELDKREGLSGLDEKASRSE, encoded by the coding sequence ATGAGTGACACCCTAACCCGCCTCGAAGGCACCATCGCCGAGCGCATGACCGCCTCGCCAGAGGAATCCTACGTTGCCAAGCTGCAAGGCAAGGGCACCGCAAAAATCGCGCAGAAGGTCGGCGAAGAGGCAACCGAAGTGGTGATCGCGGCCATGACTGGCGTGAGTGAAGAACTGGTCAGCGAAAGCGCCGATCTCATCTTTCACCTCCTCGTTCTGCTGCAAGCGCAAGGGGTGAGCTTTGACGACGTGCTCGCCGAGCTCGACAAGCGCGAAGGGCTTTCAGGCCTCGACGAAAAAGCCAGCAGGAGCGAGTAA
- the hisF gene encoding imidazole glycerol phosphate synthase subunit HisF, producing MTVRVRVIPCLDVADGRVVKGVNFVDLKDAGDPVEQARAYDAAGADELCFLDISASHEGRGTLLDIVKRTAEVCFMPLTVGGGVRSVEDARALLLAGADKVAINSAAVARPELVSEIAAKFGSQCVVASVDARRVTPEVPVIGEEPQSEARWEIFTHGGRKPTGIDAVEYAKKVTELGAGELLVTSMDGDGTQAGYDLELTRTIADAVSIPVIASGGVGNLDHLVDGVREGGASAVLAASIFHFGTHSIAEAHKALRDAGLPARGI from the coding sequence ATGACTGTTCGGGTCCGAGTAATTCCGTGTCTGGACGTGGCCGATGGGCGCGTGGTGAAGGGTGTCAACTTCGTCGATCTCAAGGACGCTGGCGATCCTGTGGAGCAAGCGCGCGCTTATGATGCGGCGGGGGCGGATGAGCTTTGCTTTCTCGATATCTCGGCCAGCCACGAAGGGCGGGGCACGCTGCTCGATATCGTCAAACGCACGGCGGAGGTGTGCTTTATGCCACTGACCGTCGGTGGAGGTGTGCGCAGCGTTGAGGATGCGCGCGCGCTCTTGCTGGCCGGTGCGGATAAGGTCGCGATCAATTCCGCAGCCGTCGCTCGGCCTGAGCTTGTCAGCGAAATCGCCGCCAAATTCGGCAGCCAATGTGTAGTCGCCAGTGTCGATGCGCGGCGCGTTACGCCAGAGGTGCCAGTGATAGGCGAAGAGCCGCAAAGCGAGGCGCGCTGGGAAATCTTCACCCATGGCGGGCGCAAGCCCACCGGAATTGACGCTGTCGAATACGCCAAAAAGGTCACCGAGCTTGGCGCAGGCGAATTGCTCGTGACCAGCATGGATGGCGACGGCACGCAGGCGGGCTATGACCTCGAACTGACCCGTACCATTGCCGATGCGGTTTCCATTCCCGTTATCGCAAGTGGCGGCGTGGGTAATCTCGACCACCTTGTTGACGGAGTGCGCGAAGGCGGGGCGAGCGCGGTGCTCGCCGCATCAATCTTCCATTTCGGCACGCACTCCATCGCAGAGGCGCACAAGGCGCTTCGCGATGCGGGGCTTCCGGCGCGCGGGATTTAA
- the hisA gene encoding 1-(5-phosphoribosyl)-5-[(5-phosphoribosylamino)methylideneamino]imidazole-4-carboxamide isomerase, with translation MIIFPAIDLKGGEVVRLAEGDMDRATIYGDDPAAQAMIFADAGAEHLHVVDLDGSFAGEGRNVEAVKAIIERFPGYVQLGGGIRDAKAVEGWFNLGVARVVMGSAALKDPEFVKEMAREWEGGIVVAVDAKDGMVATEGWAEVSDVPVVDLARRFEDAGVASLLFTDIGRDGLLKGVNIDATVELAQRVDIPVIASGGVKGISDIHILSIQSHLGIEGVITGRALYEGKLDLAAAIQMGARS, from the coding sequence ATGATCATCTTTCCCGCAATCGACCTTAAAGGCGGCGAAGTCGTGCGTCTTGCCGAGGGCGATATGGACCGCGCGACCATTTATGGCGACGATCCTGCGGCTCAGGCGATGATCTTTGCCGACGCGGGTGCGGAGCATCTGCACGTGGTTGACCTTGACGGTTCATTCGCGGGCGAGGGACGCAATGTCGAGGCGGTCAAAGCCATCATCGAGCGCTTCCCCGGCTATGTGCAATTGGGCGGCGGCATCCGCGATGCGAAAGCGGTTGAGGGTTGGTTCAACCTTGGCGTTGCGCGCGTGGTGATGGGTTCTGCGGCATTGAAAGATCCCGAATTCGTCAAGGAAATGGCCCGCGAATGGGAAGGCGGCATTGTTGTCGCGGTCGATGCCAAAGACGGCATGGTTGCCACCGAAGGCTGGGCGGAAGTCTCCGACGTGCCCGTCGTGGACCTCGCGCGCCGGTTTGAGGATGCAGGCGTTGCCTCTTTGCTCTTTACCGACATTGGCCGCGATGGCCTCCTTAAAGGCGTCAACATCGACGCCACCGTAGAACTCGCGCAGCGCGTCGACATTCCCGTCATCGCCAGCGGCGGGGTCAAAGGCATCTCTGACATCCACATCCTCTCAATTCAATCGCACCTTGGTATTGAGGGGGTGATCACCGGCCGCGCGCTTTACGAGGGCAAGCTCGACCTCGCGGCGGCGATCCAGATGGGAGCGCGGAGTTAA
- the hisH gene encoding imidazole glycerol phosphate synthase subunit HisH, producing MTNKVALVDYGAGNLHSVHNALKAVGADVCVTADANEVRKADRIVLPGVGAFKACADGLRAVPGMVEALEERVRNGGAPFLGICVGMQLLADRGLEHGTHDGLGWIPGEVKLITPHDPSIKVPHMGWNDVALMPHAKNHAVVEAGEAYFLHSYHFIADDPYHVAALTDHGEGLVAAVTRGNICGVQYHPEKSQAYGLATLARFLEWKP from the coding sequence ATGACCAATAAAGTCGCCTTGGTTGATTACGGCGCAGGCAATCTCCACTCGGTGCACAATGCGCTGAAGGCTGTGGGGGCAGACGTTTGTGTGACCGCTGATGCTAATGAAGTCCGCAAGGCTGATCGTATTGTCCTTCCCGGTGTCGGCGCGTTCAAGGCGTGTGCGGATGGCCTTCGCGCGGTGCCGGGCATGGTCGAAGCTCTTGAAGAGCGGGTCCGCAATGGCGGCGCGCCATTTCTTGGTATTTGCGTCGGGATGCAATTGCTTGCTGACCGGGGGCTGGAGCATGGCACCCACGACGGGCTTGGCTGGATACCGGGGGAAGTGAAGCTGATCACGCCGCACGATCCAAGCATCAAGGTGCCGCATATGGGCTGGAACGATGTCGCGCTCATGCCCCATGCGAAAAACCACGCGGTGGTTGAGGCGGGGGAGGCGTATTTCCTCCACTCCTACCACTTTATCGCGGACGATCCGTATCACGTTGCGGCCTTGACCGATCACGGGGAAGGGCTTGTCGCAGCGGTCACCAGAGGCAATATTTGCGGCGTTCAATATCACCCTGAGAAAAGTCAGGCTTATGGCCTTGCAACGCTCGCTCGCTTTTTGGAGTGGAAGCCATGA
- the hisB gene encoding imidazoleglycerol-phosphate dehydratase HisB, which produces MSNAASTSPQIEPRKGRIERKTAETSILIEVNLDGTGTYDVSTGIGFLDHMVEQFSKHSLIDVTMKVEGDLHVDQHHTTEDSAIALGQALTEALGDKAGIGRYGSAYSPMDETLSRVALDISGRPYCVWKAKFTQEKLGEWDTELIQHWFESVAQSAGLTLHLEVLYGTNNHHICESLYKGFARAMRIAVERDPRKGSAIPSTKGQLGG; this is translated from the coding sequence ATGAGCAATGCAGCATCTACCTCGCCTCAAATCGAACCTCGTAAGGGCCGAATTGAGCGAAAAACCGCAGAAACCTCGATTTTGATTGAGGTTAACCTCGATGGGACGGGCACTTATGATGTGTCCACCGGAATTGGTTTTCTCGATCATATGGTCGAGCAGTTTTCCAAGCACAGCCTCATCGATGTGACGATGAAAGTTGAGGGCGATTTGCACGTCGATCAGCATCACACGACCGAAGACAGCGCAATTGCGCTGGGTCAGGCGCTTACTGAGGCGCTGGGCGATAAGGCCGGGATTGGCCGTTATGGCAGTGCGTATTCACCGATGGATGAGACGCTAAGCCGGGTTGCGCTCGACATTTCAGGGCGGCCTTATTGCGTTTGGAAAGCCAAGTTTACTCAAGAGAAGCTGGGCGAATGGGACACCGAGCTGATCCAGCACTGGTTTGAAAGCGTTGCGCAATCAGCAGGACTGACGCTGCACTTGGAAGTGCTTTACGGGACGAACAATCACCACATTTGCGAAAGTCTCTACAAAGGCTTTGCCCGCGCGATGAGAATTGCAGTGGAACGCGATCCGAGGAAAGGCAGCGCCATCCCGAGTACCAAGGGGCAGCTTGGTGGTTAG
- a CDS encoding SspB family protein — MTEDTPDSLIPYDEIVQEALRAVVGRVLGEIERGGGELPGNHHFYITFKTGAADVSIPDHLHERFPDEMTIVLQNKFSDLEVREDGFSVRLSFNQIPATLSIPFAAITAFVDPAVDFGLQFQASVPEHEHEEHDEAENDADKFSDAASTVESGEDGSNVVTVDFGRKK; from the coding sequence ATGACCGAAGACACACCCGATAGCCTCATTCCCTACGATGAAATCGTGCAAGAAGCGCTGCGCGCCGTGGTTGGCCGCGTGCTCGGCGAGATTGAGCGTGGTGGCGGTGAACTGCCCGGCAATCACCATTTCTACATCACGTTCAAGACCGGCGCTGCCGATGTCTCGATCCCGGATCACCTGCACGAACGGTTCCCGGATGAGATGACGATCGTGCTGCAAAACAAGTTTTCCGACCTAGAAGTGCGCGAAGACGGGTTCAGCGTGCGCCTGTCGTTCAACCAGATCCCGGCAACGCTCAGCATTCCTTTTGCCGCGATCACCGCCTTTGTTGATCCCGCGGTGGATTTCGGCCTGCAATTCCAGGCCTCCGTGCCAGAGCATGAGCATGAAGAGCACGATGAGGCCGAAAACGACGCGGACAAGTTCAGCGACGCGGCGAGTACAGTCGAAAGCGGCGAGGATGGCTCCAATGTCGTGACGGTGGATTTTGGCCGCAAGAAATAG
- the gmk gene encoding guanylate kinase, whose amino-acid sequence MSAQDMTTDTTDKLARRGLLFILSSPSGAGKTTLSRKLLAQDEDIQLSVSATTRKPRPGEVDGKDYYFVSDAEFDRMIEEDDFYEWAPVFDNRYGTPKGAIRKGLKEGQDYLFDIDWQGTQQLKQKDDQDVVTVFVLPPSLEELRRRLESRAQDSAEVIDGRMERARDEISHWAEYDYVVVNDDMEACFDQVCEILHAERMRRKRQTGLIPFVRELMG is encoded by the coding sequence ATGAGCGCACAAGACATGACCACCGACACCACTGACAAACTCGCCCGGCGTGGCCTTTTGTTCATTCTCTCCTCGCCATCGGGCGCGGGAAAGACGACTTTGTCGCGCAAACTGCTTGCCCAGGATGAGGACATTCAATTGTCCGTCTCCGCCACCACGCGAAAACCGCGTCCTGGAGAGGTCGATGGCAAGGACTATTACTTCGTCTCCGATGCCGAATTTGATCGCATGATCGAAGAAGACGACTTTTACGAATGGGCCCCGGTTTTCGACAACCGCTATGGCACGCCCAAAGGTGCGATCCGCAAGGGCTTGAAAGAGGGGCAGGATTACCTGTTCGACATCGACTGGCAGGGCACGCAGCAGTTGAAGCAAAAGGATGATCAGGACGTCGTCACCGTCTTTGTCCTGCCCCCCAGCCTCGAAGAATTGCGTCGGCGCTTGGAATCCCGCGCTCAGGACAGCGCCGAGGTTATCGACGGCCGCATGGAACGCGCCCGCGATGAAATCAGCCACTGGGCCGAGTATGACTATGTCGTGGTCAATGACGACATGGAAGCCTGCTTCGACCAAGTCTGCGAGATCCTGCACGCCGAACGGATGCGCAGAAAGCGTCAGACCGGGCTTATTCCGTTTGTGCGCGAATTGATGGGGTAG
- a CDS encoding alpha/beta hydrolase: MIKWSLRLAVISFAFFVCAVLGFSHLAIRATLSQVGQLAGAEQRFTLTAEDGTEIAASFVSAEQEDAPVILLLHGNGASRGQFGGHLNWLPANGFHALAIDFRGHGLSAEQSKSFGYNEAQDAHAAMRWARTEFPNSKVGVLGISLGGAAALVGKQGPLEADAMILQAVYPDFDRAVRNRVRLFGGDLAASALTPFLTYQAYPRYGVSHELISPVLRAREFERPILVIASRNDEYIPVSESEELAEAFPGRHWLWLVDGFSHGQISSLDDEVYRARVITFFREEL; this comes from the coding sequence GTGATAAAGTGGAGCCTTCGCCTCGCTGTTATTAGCTTTGCGTTTTTCGTATGCGCGGTTTTAGGGTTCAGCCATCTTGCAATCCGAGCCACGCTTTCGCAGGTTGGGCAGCTTGCTGGCGCAGAACAGCGCTTCACTCTCACCGCAGAGGACGGCACCGAAATCGCGGCAAGCTTTGTTTCGGCTGAGCAGGAAGACGCGCCAGTCATTCTTCTCCTCCACGGCAATGGTGCCTCTCGTGGACAATTTGGTGGGCACCTGAATTGGCTACCAGCAAACGGGTTTCATGCCCTCGCAATAGATTTTCGCGGGCACGGGCTATCGGCTGAGCAATCCAAGAGCTTCGGCTATAACGAGGCGCAAGATGCGCACGCCGCAATGCGATGGGCGCGTACTGAATTTCCAAATTCTAAAGTCGGTGTGCTTGGGATTTCACTTGGAGGTGCAGCGGCTCTGGTAGGCAAACAAGGTCCACTAGAAGCCGATGCGATGATCCTCCAAGCGGTCTATCCTGATTTTGATAGAGCGGTTCGCAACCGTGTGCGATTGTTTGGCGGTGATCTTGCTGCAAGCGCCCTAACTCCGTTCCTGACCTATCAGGCGTATCCCCGATACGGGGTAAGCCATGAGTTAATCTCACCGGTACTGCGCGCGCGCGAATTCGAACGGCCGATACTGGTTATTGCTAGCAGGAACGATGAATACATCCCTGTGAGCGAAAGTGAGGAACTCGCGGAAGCATTCCCCGGACGCCATTGGCTCTGGCTAGTCGATGGTTTTAGTCATGGCCAGATCAGCAGCCTTGATGATGAGGTTTATCGCGCGCGCGTCATCACGTTCTTCCGCGAGGAACTGTAA
- a CDS encoding SDR family NAD(P)-dependent oxidoreductase: MDINSLFSLEGRVALVTGGSRGIGKMIVEGLLAAGAAKVYICARKKEQVDATTAELGDKVIGLVADLSQMDGIQALADEIAAREDKLDILVNNAGAAWGEPFETFSEAGWHRTMDLNVKTPFFLTQKLHGLLKAAGTPERPAKVLMIASIDGMKSNPWPTYPYQASKAGLIHLTRRMAAELVNDNIIVNGIGPGAFPSEMNKAARDNQDMVERGIPSKRVGDTMDMAGGAIYLLSRAGDYVVGTTIAIDGGVVNANVGAGNFVDPSGQ, encoded by the coding sequence ATGGATATCAATTCACTATTCAGCCTCGAAGGGCGCGTTGCTCTCGTAACCGGCGGTTCGCGCGGGATCGGCAAGATGATCGTCGAAGGGCTCCTCGCAGCGGGCGCGGCGAAGGTTTACATCTGCGCACGCAAGAAAGAACAGGTCGATGCGACCACCGCCGAGCTGGGCGATAAAGTCATCGGTCTTGTCGCTGACCTCAGCCAGATGGACGGTATTCAGGCGCTGGCGGATGAAATCGCGGCGCGTGAAGACAAGCTCGACATTCTGGTGAACAATGCGGGCGCTGCATGGGGCGAACCTTTCGAAACATTCAGTGAGGCGGGCTGGCACCGCACGATGGATCTGAACGTCAAAACGCCGTTCTTCCTCACCCAAAAACTGCACGGTCTTTTGAAAGCTGCTGGTACGCCAGAGCGCCCTGCGAAAGTTCTGATGATCGCTTCGATCGACGGGATGAAATCGAACCCATGGCCGACCTATCCTTATCAAGCGTCGAAGGCTGGCCTTATCCACCTGACGCGCCGGATGGCCGCTGAGCTTGTGAACGACAATATCATCGTCAACGGCATTGGCCCGGGCGCTTTCCCAAGCGAGATGAACAAAGCGGCGCGTGACAATCAGGACATGGTCGAACGCGGCATCCCGTCAAAGCGGGTTGGCGACACAATGGATATGGCAGGCGGCGCGATCTACCTGCTCAGCCGTGCAGGCGATTATGTGGTAGGCACCACCATCGCCATCGACGGCGGCGTGGTGAACGCCAATGTGGGTGCGGGCAATTTTGTCGACCCATCGGGCCAGTGA
- a CDS encoding acyl-CoA dehydrogenase family protein produces MPLYHTEDQAMLADSARGFMAEEGNISKQLRHWRDRNCKDGFGHGLWKQMAEMGFTGMLVSEDDGGLGMGHVEAGIVLEEIGRNLTPSPFLTSSVLAATALGHASSDLKGRYLPGLIEGESVFAVAIDETAKHRPSRIGTRAEKSGNGFKLSGSKSFVIQGASSDMIVVAARTSGSDEDEDGITLFAVPQDADGMSQNPVRLVDSSMASHIKFDGVELDGDAVIGEVDGGREVLNAMLAAGRVGAAAEGVGVAQGAMDMTVDYLKQRKQFGKLIGEFQALQHRAAHLYSEVEVARAATIKAQQLLDEGAPSADLMTSVAKAKVAKAAGLAVKEGVQMHGGIGMTDEYDIGLYMKRDRALAEFLGDAYFHANRVAQLSGY; encoded by the coding sequence ATGCCTCTGTATCACACAGAAGATCAGGCGATGCTCGCCGATAGCGCCCGCGGCTTCATGGCCGAAGAGGGCAATATTTCTAAGCAGTTGCGTCATTGGCGCGACCGCAATTGCAAGGATGGTTTTGGCCACGGTCTTTGGAAGCAAATGGCCGAAATGGGCTTTACCGGAATGCTGGTTTCCGAAGATGATGGCGGACTTGGCATGGGCCATGTCGAAGCCGGTATCGTGCTGGAAGAAATCGGCCGCAACCTGACCCCATCGCCTTTTTTGACCTCCAGCGTTCTGGCGGCGACCGCTCTTGGCCACGCATCGTCCGACCTCAAGGGGCGCTATCTGCCAGGCCTTATCGAAGGCGAGAGCGTTTTTGCCGTTGCTATCGATGAAACCGCCAAGCACCGGCCAAGCCGCATAGGAACCCGCGCCGAGAAGTCAGGCAATGGTTTCAAGCTTTCAGGCTCGAAAAGCTTTGTGATTCAAGGCGCAAGCTCGGATATGATCGTGGTCGCCGCGCGCACCAGCGGCTCGGATGAGGATGAGGATGGGATCACCCTCTTCGCTGTCCCCCAGGACGCAGATGGGATGAGCCAGAATCCGGTTCGCCTCGTCGATAGCTCCATGGCGAGCCACATCAAATTTGACGGCGTTGAGCTTGATGGCGATGCCGTCATTGGCGAGGTCGATGGCGGGCGCGAAGTCCTGAACGCCATGCTTGCCGCAGGCCGTGTTGGCGCTGCTGCCGAAGGCGTAGGCGTTGCGCAAGGCGCGATGGACATGACCGTCGATTACCTCAAACAGCGCAAGCAGTTCGGCAAATTGATCGGTGAGTTCCAAGCGCTCCAGCACCGCGCCGCGCATCTTTATTCCGAGGTCGAAGTTGCCCGCGCAGCGACGATCAAGGCGCAGCAATTGCTTGATGAAGGCGCGCCATCGGCTGACCTGATGACTTCGGTGGCCAAGGCCAAAGTCGCCAAGGCGGCTGGTCTTGCGGTTAAGGAAGGTGTCCAGATGCACGGCGGGATCGGCATGACCGACGAATATGACATCGGCCTTTACATGAAACGCGACCGCGCGCTCGCCGAATTCCTTGGCGATGCCTATTTCCACGCCAATCGCGTGGCGCAGCTTAGCGGATACTAA